The Rhodococcus triatomae genome includes a window with the following:
- a CDS encoding NADP-dependent isocitrate dehydrogenase, with translation MSKIKVEGTVVELDGDEMTRIIWQFIKDKLIHPYLDVNLDYYDLGIEYRDATDDQVTVDAANAIKQHGVGVKCATITPDEARVEEFGLKKMWRSPNGTIRNILGGTIFRAPIIISNVPRLVPGWTKPIIIGRHAFGDQYRATDFKVPGPGTVTITYTPADGSEPIEHELVNFPEAGGVVQGQYNFTKSIEDFARASLNYGLQQNYPVYLSTKNTILKAYDGAFKDIFQHIYETEFKAEFDAAGLTYEHRLIDDMVASALKWEGGYVWACKNYDGDVQSDTVAQGFGSLGLMTSVLLTPDGKTCEAEAAHGTVTRHFRQHQQGKPTSTNPIASIFAWTRGLDHRGKLDNTPEVRGFAQDLEDVVIRTVEGGQMTKDLAMLVGGDQGYLTTEEFLGALDVNLQKALSNR, from the coding sequence ATGTCCAAAATCAAGGTTGAGGGCACCGTCGTAGAACTCGACGGCGACGAGATGACACGCATTATCTGGCAGTTCATCAAAGACAAGCTCATCCATCCGTATCTGGATGTGAATCTCGACTACTACGACCTCGGCATCGAGTACCGCGACGCCACCGACGACCAGGTGACGGTCGACGCCGCGAACGCCATCAAGCAGCACGGTGTGGGTGTCAAGTGCGCGACCATCACCCCCGACGAGGCCCGGGTGGAGGAGTTCGGCCTCAAGAAGATGTGGCGGTCCCCGAACGGCACCATCCGCAACATCCTCGGCGGCACGATCTTCCGTGCGCCGATCATCATCTCCAACGTCCCGCGCCTGGTTCCCGGCTGGACCAAGCCGATCATCATCGGCCGTCACGCATTCGGCGACCAGTACCGCGCCACCGACTTCAAGGTCCCCGGACCGGGCACGGTGACCATCACGTACACCCCCGCGGACGGCAGCGAGCCGATCGAGCACGAATTGGTGAACTTCCCCGAGGCGGGTGGCGTCGTCCAGGGGCAGTACAACTTCACCAAGTCCATCGAGGACTTCGCTCGCGCGTCGCTCAACTACGGCCTGCAGCAGAACTACCCGGTCTACCTGTCGACGAAGAACACGATCCTCAAGGCGTACGACGGTGCGTTCAAGGACATCTTCCAGCACATCTACGAGACCGAGTTCAAGGCCGAGTTCGATGCTGCGGGGCTCACCTACGAGCACCGCCTCATCGACGACATGGTCGCCTCTGCGCTCAAGTGGGAGGGTGGCTACGTCTGGGCCTGCAAGAACTACGACGGCGACGTCCAGTCGGACACCGTCGCCCAGGGCTTCGGTTCGCTGGGTCTGATGACATCGGTGCTGCTGACTCCGGACGGCAAGACCTGCGAGGCGGAGGCCGCACACGGCACCGTCACTCGCCACTTCCGTCAGCACCAGCAGGGCAAGCCGACGTCGACCAACCCGATCGCGTCGATCTTCGCCTGGACCCGTGGCCTCGACCACCGCGGCAAGCTCGACAACACCCCCGAGGTGCGCGGGTTCGCCCAGGATCTCGAGGACGTCGTCATCCGGACCGTCGAGGGCGGGCAGATGACGAAGGATCTCGCGATGCTCGTCGGCGGCGACCAGGGCTACCTCACCACCGAGGAGTTCCTGGGAGCACTCGACGTCAATCTGCAGAAGGCGCTCTCGAACCGATAG
- a CDS encoding DUF427 domain-containing protein — translation MAVEMRTELAGLRKSARCEPTPKRVRVRSGDATIVDSTSAVLVWEPQQHVPSYAFPTGDIAADLTPRTHTARGIEFDVVVGGLRVGQAVRLADPGLQEYVLLHVDDGRWYEEDDPIDGHPRDPFHRIDVRSCSRLLTIGCDGERIAESADHRMLFETGFPFARFYLPVEHVLIELVPSATRTWCPYKGEATYFDAHVGRGVLRDVAWSYPTPFDESRAITGLVAFYQEKLDVRLERR, via the coding sequence ATGGCAGTCGAGATGCGCACCGAACTCGCCGGTCTCCGCAAGAGCGCGCGCTGCGAACCCACCCCGAAGCGCGTCCGGGTGCGGTCCGGTGACGCGACGATCGTCGATTCGACGAGCGCGGTCCTCGTCTGGGAACCGCAACAGCACGTGCCGTCCTATGCATTCCCGACGGGGGATATTGCGGCGGACCTCACTCCCCGGACGCACACCGCCCGGGGTATCGAGTTCGATGTCGTCGTCGGCGGGCTGCGCGTCGGCCAGGCCGTGCGCCTCGCGGACCCCGGGCTGCAGGAGTACGTGCTGCTGCACGTCGACGACGGCCGGTGGTACGAGGAGGACGACCCGATCGACGGGCACCCGCGCGATCCGTTCCATCGGATCGACGTCCGCAGTTGTTCCCGGCTGCTGACGATCGGATGCGACGGCGAGAGGATCGCCGAGTCGGCGGACCACCGGATGCTGTTCGAGACGGGCTTCCCGTTCGCCCGGTTCTATCTCCCCGTCGAGCACGTCCTGATCGAGCTCGTCCCGAGCGCCACCCGGACCTGGTGCCCGTACAAGGGCGAGGCCACCTACTTCGACGCCCACGTCGGCCGCGGGGTGCTGCGCGACGTCGCCTGGAGCTATCCCACCCCGTTCGACGAGTCGCGGGCGATCACCGGGCTCGTGGCGTTCTACCAGGAGAAACTGGACGTGCGTCTCGAACGTCGGTAG
- a CDS encoding MFS transporter, with the protein MLALIALAMGGFGIGTTEFVAMGLLPEIAAGLSVTEPVAGHTISAYALGVVVGAPLIAVLGARLPRKPLLLGMVAVFVLGNAASVIAPTYETLIAARFLAGFPHGAYFGLAALAAAHIAEPGKRAKSVALVMMGLSVANVIGVPVAAWLGQHFGWRAAFALVAIIGLVTMAAIWRWVPALRGMTLTRPRTELGALRRPQVLLTLAVGMVGFGGMFAVYTYISTALTDVSGLSASMIPVALMIYGVGMVAGNFAGGALADRALVPGLFVSMGALTCLLVAFVFALGNPVTALLGLFLIGAAGASMVPGLQTRLMDVAADAQSLAASLNHAALNLANAFGAWIGGVVIAAGFGYRAPAAVGAVLAAGGLVVLVVAVLVERRSARVGSIR; encoded by the coding sequence ATGCTCGCGCTGATCGCCCTCGCGATGGGCGGATTCGGTATCGGTACCACCGAGTTCGTGGCCATGGGATTGCTGCCGGAGATCGCGGCCGGACTGTCGGTCACCGAGCCCGTCGCCGGCCACACCATCTCCGCGTACGCGCTCGGCGTCGTCGTCGGTGCGCCGCTGATCGCGGTACTCGGCGCGCGGCTGCCGCGCAAGCCGCTGCTTCTCGGCATGGTGGCCGTCTTCGTGCTCGGGAACGCGGCATCGGTGATCGCCCCGACCTACGAGACGCTGATCGCGGCCCGGTTCCTCGCCGGGTTCCCGCACGGCGCGTACTTCGGTCTCGCGGCGCTGGCGGCCGCGCACATCGCCGAGCCGGGCAAGCGGGCGAAGTCCGTCGCTCTGGTGATGATGGGTCTTTCCGTGGCCAACGTGATCGGGGTTCCGGTGGCGGCGTGGCTCGGCCAGCACTTCGGATGGCGCGCGGCCTTCGCGCTCGTCGCGATCATCGGGCTGGTCACCATGGCCGCGATCTGGCGGTGGGTCCCCGCCCTCCGCGGGATGACCCTGACCCGGCCGCGTACCGAACTCGGGGCGCTGCGCCGCCCCCAGGTCCTGCTCACCCTCGCGGTCGGCATGGTCGGGTTCGGCGGAATGTTCGCCGTATACACCTATATTTCGACAGCCTTGACCGACGTGTCCGGGCTGTCGGCATCGATGATTCCCGTCGCGCTGATGATCTACGGCGTCGGCATGGTCGCGGGCAACTTCGCAGGCGGTGCACTCGCCGACCGGGCACTCGTACCGGGGTTGTTCGTCTCGATGGGTGCCCTCACCTGCCTCCTGGTGGCCTTCGTCTTCGCGCTCGGCAACCCGGTGACCGCGCTGCTCGGGTTGTTCCTCATCGGCGCAGCCGGAGCGTCGATGGTGCCGGGGCTGCAGACGCGGCTGATGGATGTCGCCGCGGACGCGCAGAGCCTCGCAGCGTCCCTCAACCACGCCGCGCTGAACCTGGCCAACGCGTTCGGGGCCTGGATCGGTGGCGTCGTCATCGCTGCCGGTTTCGGCTATCGCGCCCCGGCCGCCGTCGGCGCGGTGCTCGCCGCGGGAGGTCTCGTCGTCCTCGTCGTAGCGGTGCTCGTCGAGCGCCGCTCGGCCCGTGTCGGCAGCATCCGCTAG
- a CDS encoding exodeoxyribonuclease III, giving the protein MSHIISTVNVNGVRAAARKGLVEWLGATEADVVCLQETRASDEQLRDTLAPSLDGGWHVVSAEPAAKGRNGVAVLSREPADAVRIGHGDDEFAEAGRYLEADFGDLTVASLYLPSGEAQTPRQDEKERFMESFAAHLGDTAAEAAAADRDIVVCGDWNIAHTELDLKNWKTNRKNSGFLPHERDWLSALLAADAAWVDVVRSLRPHVDGPYSWWSYRGKAFDNDAGWRIDYQIATRALADRAKDARVERAATYDQRWSDHAPVTVHYR; this is encoded by the coding sequence GTGTCGCACATCATCTCCACGGTCAACGTCAACGGCGTCCGCGCCGCCGCCCGCAAGGGCCTCGTCGAGTGGCTCGGAGCCACCGAGGCCGACGTCGTGTGCCTGCAGGAGACGCGGGCCAGTGACGAGCAACTGCGCGACACCCTCGCGCCGTCCCTCGACGGCGGCTGGCACGTCGTGTCCGCCGAGCCGGCGGCCAAGGGCCGCAACGGTGTCGCCGTGCTGTCCAGGGAGCCGGCCGACGCGGTCCGGATCGGCCACGGCGACGACGAGTTCGCGGAAGCCGGCCGCTACCTCGAGGCGGATTTCGGTGACCTGACCGTGGCGAGCCTCTACCTGCCCTCGGGGGAAGCGCAGACACCCCGGCAGGACGAGAAGGAACGATTCATGGAATCGTTCGCCGCCCATCTGGGTGACACGGCGGCAGAGGCGGCCGCGGCCGACCGCGACATCGTCGTCTGCGGCGACTGGAACATCGCGCACACCGAACTCGACCTGAAGAACTGGAAGACGAATCGGAAGAACTCCGGCTTCCTCCCGCACGAGCGGGACTGGCTGAGCGCGTTGCTGGCAGCGGACGCGGCGTGGGTCGACGTCGTCCGCAGTCTCCGTCCCCACGTCGACGGGCCGTACTCGTGGTGGTCCTACCGGGGCAAGGCGTTCGACAACGACGCGGGCTGGCGCATCGACTACCAGATCGCCACGCGAGCGCTCGCCGACCGCGCCAAGGATGCGCGTGTCGAACGTGCGGCCACCTACGATCAGCGCTGGTCCGACCACGCCCCGGTCACCGTCCACTATCGTTGA
- the trpS gene encoding tryptophan--tRNA ligase gives MSTPAPTAPSAKPRVLSGIQPTADSFHLGNLIGALQQWIPLQDDHDAFYFIPDLHAITVPQDPKELRRRTKVAVAQLLALGIDPDRATLFVQSQVPEHAQLAWVLECITGFGEASRMTQFKDKSAKQGADHASVGLFTYPMLMAADILLYRPQLVPVGEDQRQHLELARDLAGRFNSRFGKAFVIPEPKIVKGTAKIYDLQDPTSKMSKSAASPAGLINLLDDPKVSAKKIKSAVTDNEREIRYDPENKPGVSNLLTIQAALSGSPIDSLVAGYAGKGYGDLKADTAEVLAGFVTPLRARVDEYLADEAELDRVIAAGAHRAREVSSQTLATVYEKVGFLTPKG, from the coding sequence ATGTCGACACCTGCACCGACCGCTCCCTCCGCGAAGCCCCGGGTCCTGTCCGGAATCCAGCCGACCGCCGACTCGTTCCACCTCGGCAACCTGATCGGCGCGCTGCAGCAGTGGATCCCCCTGCAGGACGATCACGACGCGTTCTACTTCATCCCGGACCTGCACGCGATCACGGTCCCGCAGGACCCGAAGGAGCTGCGCCGCCGCACGAAGGTGGCCGTCGCGCAGCTGCTCGCCCTCGGCATCGACCCGGACCGGGCGACCTTGTTCGTGCAGAGCCAGGTTCCCGAGCACGCCCAGCTCGCGTGGGTACTCGAGTGCATCACGGGATTCGGTGAGGCCAGCCGGATGACACAGTTCAAGGACAAGTCCGCCAAGCAGGGGGCCGACCACGCGAGCGTGGGGCTGTTCACCTATCCGATGCTCATGGCGGCGGACATCCTCCTCTACCGGCCGCAGCTGGTCCCGGTCGGCGAGGATCAGCGGCAGCACCTCGAACTCGCCCGCGACCTCGCCGGCCGGTTCAATTCCCGCTTCGGCAAGGCCTTCGTGATCCCCGAGCCGAAGATCGTGAAGGGCACCGCGAAGATCTACGACCTGCAGGACCCGACCTCCAAGATGAGCAAGTCCGCGGCCAGCCCTGCGGGGCTGATCAACCTGCTCGACGATCCGAAGGTCTCGGCGAAGAAGATCAAGTCGGCGGTGACCGACAACGAGCGCGAGATCCGCTACGACCCGGAGAACAAGCCCGGCGTCAGCAACCTGCTCACGATCCAGGCAGCGCTGTCCGGCTCGCCGATCGATTCTCTGGTCGCCGGTTACGCCGGCAAGGGGTACGGCGACCTCAAGGCCGACACCGCCGAGGTCCTGGCCGGTTTCGTGACACCTCTGCGCGCCAGGGTCGACGAGTACCTCGCCGACGAGGCCGAACTCGATCGTGTCATCGCTGCCGGAGCACACCGTGCTCGCGAGGTATCGTCCCAGACACTGGCAACCGTGTACGAGAAGGTCGGATTCCTGACCCCGAAGGGATGA
- a CDS encoding YhjD/YihY/BrkB family envelope integrity protein, which produces MARDETTVDEPGFLERQRAARPWFDHLMRAADRYQSQKGDYYAAGITYFSVLALVPLLMVAFAVAGFVLAGNPGWLDDIKAAVTENVPGSLGDTLNGLIDSAISSRSAVGVFGLLGAAYAGLGWMANVRDALTAMWESVREPPSGLAGTVKTKLRDAAALLGLAAALVITFGASALSSGPIARSVVDLLGLGDVTGVGTALRLLSLVLSIVATWAVLAWVIARLPREPVAFRSAIAAAAIGALVFEVFKQLGAVYLTAVTGGPAGVAFGPIIGLLVFVFMSSRVLLFCTAWAATTRSSLELAYVPPPDPAVIAPRVQVGEGLRLREGAALVGVGALSALGLSALLERNRR; this is translated from the coding sequence ATGGCCCGGGACGAGACGACAGTGGACGAACCGGGCTTTCTCGAGCGGCAGCGGGCCGCCCGCCCGTGGTTCGACCACCTCATGCGGGCCGCAGACCGGTACCAGAGTCAGAAGGGTGACTACTACGCGGCCGGAATCACCTACTTCAGCGTCCTCGCGCTGGTCCCGCTTCTCATGGTCGCCTTTGCCGTCGCGGGTTTCGTGCTGGCGGGCAACCCCGGCTGGCTCGACGACATCAAGGCCGCGGTCACCGAGAACGTCCCCGGCAGTCTCGGCGACACGCTCAACGGCCTGATCGATTCCGCGATCTCGTCCCGGTCGGCGGTGGGTGTGTTCGGCCTGCTCGGCGCCGCCTACGCCGGTCTCGGCTGGATGGCCAATGTGCGCGATGCACTCACCGCGATGTGGGAAAGCGTGCGCGAGCCGCCGAGTGGACTGGCGGGGACGGTCAAGACCAAGCTGAGGGACGCCGCCGCGCTGCTCGGGTTGGCGGCGGCGCTGGTGATCACGTTCGGGGCGTCCGCGCTCAGTAGCGGGCCGATCGCCCGGTCCGTCGTCGATCTGCTGGGTCTCGGCGACGTCACCGGGGTGGGCACCGCGTTGCGGCTCCTCTCCCTCGTTCTCTCGATCGTGGCGACGTGGGCCGTGCTGGCGTGGGTCATTGCCCGCTTGCCCAGGGAACCGGTCGCGTTCCGCAGCGCGATCGCGGCGGCCGCGATCGGTGCCCTCGTGTTCGAGGTGTTCAAGCAACTCGGTGCCGTCTATCTGACCGCGGTCACCGGGGGGCCGGCCGGCGTCGCATTCGGCCCCATCATCGGTCTGCTGGTGTTCGTGTTCATGAGTTCGCGGGTCCTGCTGTTCTGCACCGCGTGGGCGGCGACCACGAGATCGAGTCTCGAACTCGCCTATGTGCCACCGCCGGACCCCGCGGTCATCGCGCCACGCGTGCAGGTCGGCGAGGGGCTGCGGCTGCGGGAGGGTGCCGCTCTGGTCGGCGTCGGTGCCCTGAGTGCCCTCGGCCTGTCGGCACTTCTCGAACGGAACCGCCGCTGA
- a CDS encoding TetR/AcrR family transcriptional regulator yields MRTAERLVAERGLRGASAREVVKASGHRNNSAVAYHFGSWEGLLAAVWELHAAPIAADRARRLAALPEHASLRELVAAYICPIVTEIGSHTPSCWARFNEQWIVGARLDFVTDPGLSAQPEERELRESLTHDLRALFARIADALVHLDPPDRPRRVALAARFVISALAAWERDNEIDGATTSLDALSDELVTLTVAVLEAH; encoded by the coding sequence GTGCGCACCGCAGAGCGACTTGTCGCCGAACGAGGCCTGCGCGGCGCCTCCGCCCGGGAGGTCGTCAAGGCATCGGGCCACCGCAACAACTCGGCCGTCGCCTACCATTTCGGGTCCTGGGAGGGCCTCCTCGCCGCCGTCTGGGAATTGCACGCCGCACCGATCGCGGCCGATCGCGCGCGACGACTGGCGGCGCTGCCCGAGCACGCCTCGCTGCGGGAGCTCGTCGCGGCCTACATCTGCCCCATCGTCACCGAGATCGGCAGTCACACACCGAGCTGTTGGGCCCGATTCAACGAGCAGTGGATCGTCGGCGCCCGCCTCGACTTCGTCACCGACCCCGGGCTGAGTGCACAACCCGAGGAACGGGAATTGCGGGAGTCGCTCACACACGACCTTCGCGCACTGTTCGCCCGGATCGCCGACGCCCTCGTCCACCTCGACCCGCCGGACCGGCCACGCCGAGTCGCCCTCGCCGCACGATTCGTGATCTCGGCCCTCGCCGCATGGGAACGCGACAACGAGATCGACGGCGCGACAACATCACTCGATGCGCTGAGCGACGAACTGGTGACGCTGACCGTCGCCGTGCTCGAAGCGCACTGA
- a CDS encoding lipase family protein, which yields MLVAVALAVAGCTSADPEPEAPTGSLEPGALLTSAELSGAAVLPSAARNELVTYLSDGAEGDPVVVSGTVAVPPGSPPEGGWPVVSWAHGTTGVADACAPSAATAGGPIADYVTLVGDTLDAWVRAGFVVVATDYEGLGTPGGHPYMHGDSAAASVVDIVRAARQLDDSVGTDWVVLGHSQGGQAAIFTAAHGSARAPELQLRGAVAMAPGNDTDLIPELTRAGDPRMAPGLPFLPLVLLGAEAADPRIVPEDLLSDAALPLLETARSGCLAALREVPPIPVTEVFQPDADLGPLLELLRAQQLSTVVPQVPTLVVQGTADQLVASAGTEVAVAGLCESGAPMSYRTYDGVDHRGVIADSLGDVEEFVAARLADEPAGAGAC from the coding sequence GTGCTGGTGGCCGTGGCCCTGGCAGTCGCCGGGTGCACCTCCGCCGATCCGGAGCCCGAGGCGCCCACGGGATCGCTCGAGCCGGGCGCCCTGCTCACGTCGGCCGAGCTCTCGGGTGCGGCGGTGCTTCCCTCCGCGGCACGCAACGAACTGGTCACCTATCTGTCCGACGGCGCGGAAGGCGACCCTGTCGTGGTGTCCGGAACCGTCGCGGTTCCGCCCGGATCACCGCCGGAAGGTGGGTGGCCGGTGGTCAGCTGGGCCCACGGAACCACCGGCGTGGCGGACGCCTGCGCCCCGTCCGCCGCCACCGCCGGCGGTCCGATCGCCGACTACGTCACCCTGGTCGGCGACACGCTCGACGCCTGGGTGCGCGCCGGTTTCGTCGTCGTCGCCACCGACTACGAAGGCCTGGGCACGCCGGGCGGCCACCCCTACATGCACGGTGACAGCGCCGCCGCCTCGGTGGTCGACATCGTCCGGGCGGCAAGGCAGCTCGACGATTCCGTCGGCACCGACTGGGTCGTGCTGGGGCACAGTCAAGGCGGGCAGGCCGCGATATTCACGGCGGCGCACGGTAGCGCACGAGCCCCCGAGTTGCAGCTCCGGGGGGCGGTCGCGATGGCCCCGGGCAACGACACCGACCTGATACCGGAACTGACCCGGGCAGGGGATCCACGGATGGCTCCGGGCCTGCCCTTCCTCCCGCTGGTGCTCCTGGGGGCGGAGGCCGCCGATCCGCGGATCGTCCCGGAGGACCTGCTGTCCGATGCGGCGTTGCCGTTGCTCGAGACGGCGCGTTCGGGATGCCTGGCGGCATTGCGCGAGGTGCCGCCGATTCCGGTCACGGAGGTGTTCCAGCCGGACGCCGATCTCGGACCGCTTCTCGAACTCCTCCGAGCCCAGCAACTGTCCACCGTCGTTCCGCAGGTTCCGACCCTGGTCGTGCAGGGGACCGCCGACCAACTCGTCGCGTCGGCGGGCACGGAGGTGGCCGTCGCAGGCCTGTGCGAGTCGGGCGCACCGATGTCCTACCGGACCTACGACGGCGTCGACCACCGCGGCGTGATCGCCGATTCCCTCGGAGACGTCGAGGAGTTCGTGGCGGCCCGGCTCGCGGACGAACCGGCCGGCGCCGGCGCCTGCTGA
- a CDS encoding D-alanyl-D-alanine carboxypeptidase family protein — translation MKSLRAAAATAACGVLVSLTGAGAALAQPAPATPSGVTPATPSGVTPATPPAFTPETDPCPFRVAPAPAGDATDLPRPGQPAVAPLPVSEHPVGGDALGNCGLVLPEGAPPLPAEITSAAWVVSDVDTGEVLAAQDAHGRYRPASTIKVLLALVALEELDLNKTVVALQEDEDMEGSRVGVGPHGTYSIHTVLQGLMMASGNDTANMLARELGGVDVTLEKMNAKARSLGALDTRAATPSGLDGPGMSSSPYDLSAIFREAMKNPTFRELVSVPEVFFPGYPKDPADPLDYDRPGFVLKNDNTMLYQYPGALGGKTGFTNASRHTYIGAAQRDGRTLQVTLMGGEVQPLRPWAQAVRLLDYGFALPAGTSVGTLDVPAPVEPVTELAAVPDTVADAAPGTSSDITPDAASAGPVTAAGAGTSSGSTSEPFLIGGGVGAAAAATLLGAWSLRRDRVRP, via the coding sequence ATGAAATCTTTACGAGCCGCCGCGGCCACCGCGGCATGCGGTGTCCTCGTCAGCCTGACCGGAGCCGGCGCAGCCCTCGCGCAGCCCGCCCCCGCCACCCCATCGGGAGTAACCCCCGCCACCCCATCGGGAGTAACCCCCGCCACCCCACCCGCATTCACCCCGGAGACAGACCCCTGTCCGTTCCGCGTCGCACCGGCGCCCGCGGGTGACGCGACGGATCTGCCCCGTCCCGGTCAACCCGCGGTCGCACCGCTCCCCGTGTCCGAACACCCGGTGGGCGGCGACGCACTCGGGAACTGCGGGCTGGTGCTCCCCGAGGGGGCTCCCCCACTGCCGGCCGAGATCACCTCCGCCGCCTGGGTCGTCTCGGACGTCGACACCGGCGAGGTGCTCGCAGCCCAGGACGCGCACGGACGGTACCGCCCCGCAAGCACCATCAAGGTTCTGCTGGCGCTCGTGGCCCTCGAGGAACTCGACCTGAACAAGACGGTTGTCGCCTTGCAGGAAGACGAGGACATGGAAGGCAGCCGGGTCGGCGTCGGCCCGCACGGCACCTACTCCATCCACACCGTCCTGCAGGGCCTGATGATGGCATCGGGGAACGACACCGCCAACATGCTCGCGCGCGAACTCGGCGGCGTCGACGTGACCCTGGAGAAGATGAACGCGAAGGCGCGTTCGCTCGGCGCCCTCGACACCCGGGCGGCCACACCCTCCGGACTCGACGGTCCGGGCATGAGCAGCTCTCCGTACGACCTGTCGGCGATCTTCCGCGAAGCGATGAAGAATCCCACCTTCCGTGAGCTGGTCTCGGTTCCCGAGGTCTTCTTCCCCGGATATCCGAAGGACCCGGCGGACCCGCTCGACTACGACCGCCCCGGCTTCGTGCTGAAGAACGACAACACGATGCTGTACCAGTACCCGGGGGCACTCGGTGGCAAGACGGGCTTCACCAATGCCTCACGGCACACCTACATCGGTGCAGCTCAGCGCGACGGCCGCACACTCCAGGTCACACTGATGGGCGGCGAGGTGCAGCCGCTGCGCCCGTGGGCTCAGGCCGTGCGCCTACTGGACTACGGCTTCGCGCTTCCGGCGGGCACCTCGGTCGGAACGCTCGACGTGCCCGCGCCGGTCGAGCCCGTCACCGAGCTCGCCGCGGTGCCGGACACCGTCGCCGACGCCGCGCCCGGCACCTCCTCCGACATCACACCGGACGCCGCGTCCGCCGGCCCGGTCACGGCGGCAGGCGCGGGCACGTCCTCCGGGTCGACGAGCGAGCCGTTCCTGATCGGCGGTGGCGTCGGCGCTGCCGCCGCGGCAACCCTCCTGGGCGCCTGGTCGCTGCGACGGGACCGCGTCCGCCCGTGA
- a CDS encoding succinate dehydrogenase iron-sulfur subunit has product MSAPTLEVEAPALPPVPEGAVMVTLKIARFNPEDGQGQHWDSFQVPALPTDRLLNLLLYVKGYLDGTLTFRRSCAHGICGSDAMRINGVNRLACKLLMKDMLPADGKPVTISVEPIRGLPVEKDLVVDMEPFFDAFRAVKPFLITHGNEPTRERIQSPHDRARFDDTTKCILCACCTTSCPVYWSDGSYFGPAAIVNAHRFIFDSRDEGAAERLDILNDKEGVWRCRTTFNCTDACPRGIQVTKAIQEVKRALMFSR; this is encoded by the coding sequence ATGTCCGCGCCCACTCTTGAAGTAGAAGCACCCGCCCTGCCGCCCGTGCCCGAGGGTGCCGTCATGGTCACCCTGAAGATCGCCCGGTTCAACCCGGAGGACGGCCAGGGCCAGCACTGGGACAGCTTCCAGGTCCCGGCCCTGCCGACCGACCGGTTGCTGAACCTGCTCCTGTACGTGAAGGGCTATCTGGACGGGACGCTGACGTTCCGGCGCAGCTGCGCCCACGGCATCTGCGGCTCCGACGCGATGCGGATCAACGGCGTCAACCGCCTGGCCTGCAAGCTGCTGATGAAGGACATGCTCCCCGCCGACGGCAAGCCGGTGACCATCTCCGTGGAACCCATCCGCGGACTTCCGGTCGAGAAGGATCTCGTCGTCGACATGGAGCCGTTCTTCGACGCGTTCCGCGCCGTCAAGCCGTTCCTCATCACCCACGGCAACGAGCCCACCCGTGAGCGGATCCAGAGCCCGCACGATCGCGCCCGGTTCGACGACACCACCAAGTGCATCCTCTGTGCGTGCTGTACCACCTCGTGCCCCGTGTACTGGAGCGACGGCAGCTACTTCGGGCCGGCCGCGATCGTGAACGCCCACCGGTTCATCTTCGACAGCCGCGACGAGGGGGCCGCCGAGCGGCTCGACATCCTCAACGACAAGGAAGGCGTGTGGCGCTGCCGCACCACCTTCAACTGCACCGATGCGTGCCCTCGCGGCATCCAGGTGACCAAGGCCATCCAAGAGGTCAAGCGCGCCCTGATGTTCTCGCGCTGA